The following proteins are encoded in a genomic region of Candidatus Poribacteria bacterium:
- a CDS encoding CBS domain-containing protein produces NKISGLPVLDPVGVNLVGIITESDIFRLVAQEWSTRRHGSIHLPRK; encoded by the coding sequence AAAACAAGATCAGCGGTCTACCCGTCCTTGATCCTGTCGGCGTGAATCTTGTTGGTATCATCACAGAGTCCGATATTTTCCGTCTTGTTGCCCAGGAATGGTCGACAAGACGACACGGTTCGATTCATTTACCACGCAAATAA
- a CDS encoding universal stress protein, translating to MIQNILVAIGDTPHEKNAFEYAGHLAALLDAHLSCIYFADERHRSQEDLAARIFDNTESVLAEFEFLSAHVDTITGNPVRNLCEKAHTADLVVVGIPESVKTSGLRLIHDGIDDILAHITKPIIVVHEQCSMLQKILTVHHGDAASDHVLELAAELAKRAEASLFGLALANTQIRAAEISGQMRGYLQYHQVRTEFRAQLGFTVTNILQTAEKEDCDLIALSASHHGRLYELLFQDTTEMVVKLADRAVLVTR from the coding sequence ATGATTCAGAACATCCTCGTCGCCATCGGCGACACACCACATGAAAAAAATGCCTTTGAATATGCTGGGCATTTAGCTGCCCTGTTAGACGCCCACCTTTCGTGTATCTACTTTGCCGATGAAAGACATCGCAGTCAGGAAGACCTAGCTGCCAGAATTTTCGACAATACGGAATCAGTACTCGCTGAATTCGAGTTTTTATCCGCTCACGTTGATACTATTACTGGCAATCCTGTAAGAAACCTCTGTGAAAAAGCGCATACTGCCGATCTCGTCGTGGTCGGTATTCCTGAGTCAGTTAAAACTAGCGGATTGCGACTCATCCACGACGGCATTGATGATATCTTGGCCCACATTACAAAACCGATAATCGTTGTTCATGAGCAATGCTCAATGCTACAAAAAATCCTCACTGTCCATCACGGTGACGCAGCATCCGACCATGTCCTTGAATTGGCGGCGGAGTTGGCAAAACGAGCCGAAGCGAGTTTGTTCGGTTTAGCACTAGCAAATACGCAAATAAGGGCAGCCGAGATCTCTGGCCAGATGCGTGGGTATTTGCAATACCACCAAGTAAGAACAGAGTTCAGGGCGCAGTTGGGTTTCACTGTAACCAACATTCTGCAAACGGCAGAAAAAGAGGATTGTGACTTAATCGCGTTAAGCGCGAGTCACCATGGACGGCTGTATGAGCTGCTTTTCCAGGATACAACGGAGATGGTTGTAAAGCTGGCAGATCGAGCAGTGCTTGTCACTCGATAA